The following are encoded together in the Deltaproteobacteria bacterium genome:
- a CDS encoding NAD(P)H-binding protein has protein sequence MLYKQVVTGAFGYSGKYIAQRLLAAGEKVCTLTNSSGRENSFGGNIEVRPLNFNNSAQLVESLSGTRVLYNTYWVRFNHKDFTHQEAVTNTFKLFAAAKEAGVQRVVHVSITNPRLDSPLEYFKGKAEIEKELIQSGLSYCILRPAVLFGKEDILINNIAWALRRLPVFGVFGDGGYGLQPIYVDDLAQLAIQHAQESKNEIIDAIGPETFTYRELATTIGDIIGRRRPIIGVPPWMGYMTGWLLGKIVGDVLITREEIQGLMANLLCTRSSPTGSTRLTDWAKRNADRLGTRYANELFRRQNREAAYDERNG, from the coding sequence ATGCTTTACAAACAAGTTGTTACAGGTGCTTTCGGGTATTCCGGCAAGTACATTGCTCAACGCTTACTGGCCGCCGGGGAGAAGGTCTGCACTCTCACAAACTCGAGCGGGCGAGAAAATTCATTCGGAGGGAATATTGAGGTTCGGCCTTTGAATTTTAACAATTCAGCGCAACTTGTGGAATCCTTGAGCGGTACACGCGTTTTGTACAACACTTACTGGGTTCGGTTTAATCACAAGGATTTCACTCATCAGGAAGCAGTGACGAACACTTTTAAGCTGTTTGCTGCCGCCAAAGAGGCGGGCGTCCAAAGAGTCGTTCACGTGAGCATTACCAATCCCAGACTAGATTCGCCGTTGGAATATTTTAAAGGAAAAGCGGAAATAGAAAAGGAATTGATCCAATCGGGCCTGTCGTACTGCATCCTTCGCCCTGCGGTCCTGTTTGGTAAGGAAGACATTCTAATCAATAATATTGCCTGGGCCCTGAGACGCTTGCCCGTTTTTGGGGTTTTTGGCGATGGAGGCTATGGCCTGCAACCGATTTACGTGGATGATCTGGCTCAACTGGCCATCCAGCACGCCCAAGAGTCCAAAAATGAAATCATCGATGCCATAGGGCCTGAAACCTTTACTTACCGAGAACTGGCAACGACCATCGGGGATATCATCGGACGTCGCCGACCGATCATCGGCGTTCCTCCATGGATGGGATATATGACAGGATGGCTGCTTGGGAAAATAGTTGGTGACGTCCTGATCACGCGGGAAGAGATCCAGGGTCTTATGGCCAATCTTCTCTGCACGCGCTCGAGTCCCACAGGATCTACACGCCTGACCGATTGGGCCAAGCGGAACGCGGATCGCCTGGGGACCCGATATGCCAATGAACTCTTCCGCAGACAAAATCGTGAGGCTGCTTATGATGAAAGAAACGGATAA